A segment of the Desulfofundulus kuznetsovii DSM 6115 genome:
GGCTCCACCACACCGCCCGCAGTTGGCGCAACTGCGGGCAGTGCGAAGAGTAACCGGATCAAGTCGTTCCAGATCCTGGAGGGTTATTTCTCTGAAGGGACGATCCTCATGCATGGGGATAACCTCCGGCTTGAATTCATTCTTTAAAAGGATTGGGACCTAATTCTTGAAGCTGCTTCACAAATCTTTTTATTGCTGCCACCAGGCTCTGCCCGTCCTCAATACCGGCGGTGAGCACCTGCACCCGCCCGGGTTCCACCAGCATGCGCTGCAAGGTTTCCCGCAAGTTGTTGACCCGGGATTCGGCCAGGGATGTACCCCGCCCGTAATGGCACTCCGTAGTACGGCAACCTGCCACCAGTACACCGTCTATCCCGCTGAGCAGCGCATCATTGATCCAGCCTGCATTCACCGCTCCGGCACAGGGAACCCTGACCGTCAGTATATTAGCCCCATAGCCGGTCCCCCGGGTGCCGGCCAGATCCAGCGCCGGGTAAGCATCGTTGGCACATAAGAAAGCCAGGACGCAAGGTTGCTCATCCATGCTGCCCGTATCCACCGCTTCTATAAGTCCGGCCATCTCCCGGGAACTGAATCCCGGCAGGTAAATACATCTCAGGGGACATCCCCCTTGACAGATACCACATCCACGGCAGGCCGGCGGATTTACCGCCGGATAACCGCCTGTATCAAAGCTACAGGCACCGTAGGGACATTCCTCTACACAGCGCCCGCACCGGTCGCACTTGTGCCGCTCCACTACCGGTGGAACTACCACAGACTGGTTCTGGATGGCAGCCAGACATTCCGCTGCCGCAGCCAGAGCGCTTTTGACGCTTGTACTCACATCCATCGGTTCCTGAGCACAACCGGCTACATAAATACCCGCACGCCGCACCTCCATGGGCGAACAGGGCAGGTGACCGGTAATAAAGCCGGTTGTGTCCTTTTCCAGGCGCTCGAAAGCCGGGACGGCACAGGGTACCATACCGGTGGCCAGTACCACCAGTTCGGCCCGTACCGCCACCCGTGAACCACTTAAGGTATCATCAGCCGTGACGACCAGTTCTTCTGCTACAGGGTCCCATTCCACTGCATAGGGGTTACCCCGGATAAAAACTGCACCGTGTTCTTCCCGTGCCCGGCGGTACAGTTCTTCCAGGTTGCCCGGGGTACGGATGTCCATGTAAAAGACAAAAATGCCGGCTTCCGGCGCCGCCGCCCGTACGTAATCAATTTGTTTTAATGTGGCCGCACAGCATACACCGGAACAATAAGCCAGGTGCTGTTTATCACGGCTGCCGGCACACTGGATAAAGGCCACCCGCCTTACGGGCTTTTTATCGTGAGGCCGGATTAACTGGCCACCGGTTGGTCCGTCCGGGCGGGCCAGAACCTCCAGGTCCATGCTGGTAATTACTCCAGGCAAACGCCCGTAGCCGTAATTGTTAATCCGTCCGGCATCGTAAGGTTCCCAACCCGCAGCCAGAATGATCGCGTCCACACCAATGCTCAGCCTGTCTTCCTCCTGGTCCAGGTCAATGGCCCCGGCCGGACAGACTTCCACACACCGGCTGCAGGATTTACCACGACAAAACTCACGGTTGACGGCATAGTTAAGAGGATAGGGAAATAACCCCGGGCCTTCAATAGCCCGTTGACTGCCCGGTGGCAATGCTGCGGAGGGTGCAACCTCCACCGGGCAAACCTCGAGGCAGGCACCGCATCCGGTGCAGGTATTCTTGACGTAACGGGGTTGTTTTAAAAGTTCCACCGTAAAGTTACCGGCCGTACCGCGCACACCGGTTACCTCGGTCAAGGTGTGCACCGTTACCCTTCCCGTAGCCAGCAAACGCGCCATCAGTACCTCCAACCCACACCGGGGTGAGCAAAAGCGCGGGTAATAGCGGTGCAACCGGGCCACCTTGCCTCCCAGGTAAGGGGATTTTTCTACCAGCGTTACGTTAACCCCGGCCCGGGCCAGATTCTCTGCTGCGGTTAGCCCGGCAATACCTCCCCCGACTACCAGTACAGACCGGGAAGTTGAAGAACTAACCGGTTCAAAGGATTCTGCCGGGCTCAACCGCCCCACGGCCATTTTGAGTAGATTCCGGGCCTTTGCCATCACCAGCGCCGGCTGGTCCCGGTGGGCCCTGGTGCACTGTTCCCTGAGGTTACAGCGTTCCAGGAAGTGTTCGTTCAAGCCTACCTGCCGCGCAAGACGAAGAAAGGTATCCCGGTGTACGGCCGGTGAGCATGCTCCAACCACTACCCGGTCTACACGCCCCTGGCGCACATCCTCAGCAATTATTTCCAGGCCGTCAGCGCTACATAACGCAGGATAATGGATGCTGGCAGCAACCCCGCGCCATTTGCCTGCCTGCTGGGATAATTTCTCCAGGTCAAGAATTTTACCAATTTCACCGTAACAATGACACAGGTAGACACCGATTTTTGGCGGCACTGTGTTCCCCCCTGAAAACACCGGGGGCCGGCAACGGGCCGCCGGCCCCTAAATTCTTAGTCATTCCTGTTTTTAAAGGTGAAGCGTTCTACCTTACCGTGAATATCCACAACAGTCCAGCTGATTTTATTGCTTCCAACCAGCGGAATAAGCTTGGCCGGGTAATAACCCAACTGGTAAGGTAGACGGGTTTCAATGGCTCCGTTGGGACAGGCTTTCACGCAGGACATACAATCCCAGCAGTCCCGTGCCGAACGGCAATATGCCTTTCCATTATTTTCATCCAGAGCCATTAAATCCCCAGGGCATATTTGTACACAAAGGGCTTCGCTTTCAGCACGGCAACCGTCACATTTTTGGAGATTAACCTTTGGCGGCACCAGTAATCAACCTCCTGTCAGAATTATGGCCGGTAACGATCTCCAGGGATTATCTGTTCGTATGGCCTGGTAAATACTTCTATCTCGCCGGTTTGCGGGTTACGCCGGGAGTTGACGAAGCAATCGAAACGGGTATCATCCCGCTCGGGGAAGTCCACCCTGTTCTGCCAGCCCGGCCAGCGGGTTTCCTCACGGAACAACAGGTGATGTACCAGCACTTCCGCTACATCCAGCCGGTCAATTATCTCATGAGCTTCCATTAGCTCGTGTAAATCGTGGGCTACAAGATACCTGGTTTGATCCTTCAAAATAGCCACGTGTTTCAGGGCATATTCCAGTCTTTCCCGGTTCATCCGGTAAAACTGGTGCACACCACCTGCATATTCGTCCATAAGCCGCTGGAGGCGTTCCTCCATTTCCCGCGGGATAACACCATCCCCTTCCCGAACCTGCCTGATGGCCGGTGCATAAACCCGCGCCTTTTCCGCTGCCACAAGAGACTCATCCACCTGACCCCTGTCTGCCAGGGATTCCAGGTATTCGATAGCCCCCCGAGCCGCCAGCATTCCTTCGGCAGCACAACCGCCGACAAACTTGTTCGGTACCCCACCGGCCACATCGCCGCAGGCAAAAAGACCGGGCAGGGTGGTAGCACGCTTAACATCAATCCAGTACCCGCTGGCCGTATGGCCTCCCACGATGTAGGGGTCGCTACCGTAGACCTCAATGGGCTCCCTGGTAATGTCCTGACCGCGGGCAGCCAGGAAGAGTACAAAGCTGGGACGCTCATTCAAATAATCTATTTTCAGGGTCTTGACCTGTTCTGGAGTCATATGACGGGTATCCACATAACAGGGGCCCCTGCCGGCCAGCCATTCTTCCATCGGTGCGTTGGCCCGCACGAAACGAGGAGAAGCATCACCGCCCATGTGAGCGTACCGTTCGGCTAAAATTTTCTCCCCTTTGGCGTTAATCATAGGCGCTTTATAACCTACCGAAATGGTGTCAATGGGCCCGTTAAAATCCTTGGTACGCACAGCGCACCAGCGCATCTCGAAGGTGGTCATTTCCGCACCGGCCCGAATACCCATGGCATAACCGGTACCCACGTTAAAGGGGCAATACCAAATCTGATGGTGGCTATCAACGCCATCGTTGGTATAGGGTTTATATAGCCCGGCTGCTCCTCCGGTGGCCACAATGGTCGCTCCGGCTTTAATAATATAGAACTTGCCGTCCCGGACACCAAACCCCATGGCGCCGATAACGCGGTCACCATCGAGGAGATAATTGGTGGCCACCACCCGGTTTAAAACTTCGCAGCCGTATTCCCGCACCTTCTCGGCCAGGATCACCTTCATCTCTGAACCCTGGATGGCAATATCCCAGCGCCCTCGGGCCAGGTATTCCCCGTTTTCGTCCTTTTTAATGGGCAGGCCCCACTCTTCCCATTCTTCAATGGCCTGATTTAAAAGTTCGGCCATGGTAATGGTCAGGTCTTCCCGCAGGAGACCTCCTGCCTGGGCGCGGCTCCAGCGAACCAGGTTTTCCACGGTTTCGTTTTTCTTAATGTAAGTATTGATGGCATCCATGCCTGAGGCCAGGCAGCCGCTGCGATCGATGTGGGCTTTTTCCATCAGGGTGACCCGCAGATCGGGACGACGGCGCTTGGCTTCAATGGCAGCATAGCAGCCGGCATTACCGGCACCGATAATCAAAATGTCAGTTTCAAGCCTTACCTCTCCCACCTCTTCAAGTTTCGCAGGCAGTTTTGCAGCCATATTCTAAAACCTCCCCAAATCAATCTTTATTTGATAACTCCTTACAACTAACTGAACTTAAACCCGGGCTTCATCACCTCCATGTGACATATCCGCCCCAAACGGGTAAGCCGTTGACAGCATACCAGGGCATCATAACCAGTACAAAGTAAAGGAGAGTTGCCACCATGATCGGTATTCCTACTCTGGCGTAGGTCTTCGTGTCAAAAGTTCCCGTCCCGTAAGCAATCACACAGGCGGTTACCTGAGTGGGAACAAGGAAGGAGAAGGTGTCAAAATTCCCCACCAGCAAAGTAAAGGCTACCGGGTTTAAGTTAAGTACCCTGGACAGGGATATCAGTATCGGCGCCAGCATGGATACCGCAGCCACGTTGCTGAGCATAAATATCCTGACAAATGCGGTGAGCACGATGAAACCGACCACGATAACCAGGAAATGCTGTCCTTTAAAGTACATTCCTGCATAGCCGGCAATCCACTCCGAAAGACCCGTAGCACTGATTGCGCTGGCCAAAGATAGTGCTCCGGCCAACAAAAGCCACGTTCCCCAAATGGTTTTGTTCTGTAACGTTTTCCATGGAGTGGGCAGCAACCCGGGTATAAAGA
Coding sequences within it:
- a CDS encoding FAD-dependent oxidoreductase; translation: MPPKIGVYLCHCYGEIGKILDLEKLSQQAGKWRGVAASIHYPALCSADGLEIIAEDVRQGRVDRVVVGACSPAVHRDTFLRLARQVGLNEHFLERCNLREQCTRAHRDQPALVMAKARNLLKMAVGRLSPAESFEPVSSSTSRSVLVVGGGIAGLTAAENLARAGVNVTLVEKSPYLGGKVARLHRYYPRFCSPRCGLEVLMARLLATGRVTVHTLTEVTGVRGTAGNFTVELLKQPRYVKNTCTGCGACLEVCPVEVAPSAALPPGSQRAIEGPGLFPYPLNYAVNREFCRGKSCSRCVEVCPAGAIDLDQEEDRLSIGVDAIILAAGWEPYDAGRINNYGYGRLPGVITSMDLEVLARPDGPTGGQLIRPHDKKPVRRVAFIQCAGSRDKQHLAYCSGVCCAATLKQIDYVRAAAPEAGIFVFYMDIRTPGNLEELYRRAREEHGAVFIRGNPYAVEWDPVAEELVVTADDTLSGSRVAVRAELVVLATGMVPCAVPAFERLEKDTTGFITGHLPCSPMEVRRAGIYVAGCAQEPMDVSTSVKSALAAAAECLAAIQNQSVVVPPVVERHKCDRCGRCVEECPYGACSFDTGGYPAVNPPACRGCGICQGGCPLRCIYLPGFSSREMAGLIEAVDTGSMDEQPCVLAFLCANDAYPALDLAGTRGTGYGANILTVRVPCAGAVNAGWINDALLSGIDGVLVAGCRTTECHYGRGTSLAESRVNNLRETLQRMLVEPGRVQVLTAGIEDGQSLVAAIKRFVKQLQELGPNPFKE
- a CDS encoding 4Fe-4S binding protein, producing MPPKVNLQKCDGCRAESEALCVQICPGDLMALDENNGKAYCRSARDCWDCMSCVKACPNGAIETRLPYQLGYYPAKLIPLVGSNKISWTVVDIHGKVERFTFKNRND
- a CDS encoding adenylyl-sulfate reductase subunit alpha translates to MAAKLPAKLEEVGEVRLETDILIIGAGNAGCYAAIEAKRRRPDLRVTLMEKAHIDRSGCLASGMDAINTYIKKNETVENLVRWSRAQAGGLLREDLTITMAELLNQAIEEWEEWGLPIKKDENGEYLARGRWDIAIQGSEMKVILAEKVREYGCEVLNRVVATNYLLDGDRVIGAMGFGVRDGKFYIIKAGATIVATGGAAGLYKPYTNDGVDSHHQIWYCPFNVGTGYAMGIRAGAEMTTFEMRWCAVRTKDFNGPIDTISVGYKAPMINAKGEKILAERYAHMGGDASPRFVRANAPMEEWLAGRGPCYVDTRHMTPEQVKTLKIDYLNERPSFVLFLAARGQDITREPIEVYGSDPYIVGGHTASGYWIDVKRATTLPGLFACGDVAGGVPNKFVGGCAAEGMLAARGAIEYLESLADRGQVDESLVAAEKARVYAPAIRQVREGDGVIPREMEERLQRLMDEYAGGVHQFYRMNRERLEYALKHVAILKDQTRYLVAHDLHELMEAHEIIDRLDVAEVLVHHLLFREETRWPGWQNRVDFPERDDTRFDCFVNSRRNPQTGEIEVFTRPYEQIIPGDRYRP